A region of the Pseudarthrobacter oxydans genome:
GAATCTCGCTCTCAATGACAGCGCAATTGAGCACATGACGGCTCCAGAGCCGGGGAATCTCCCGCGGCCCAATAAGGCCGCGCTCCGTTCCGGAGGTAGCCAAGTGCTCCACATAGCGCTTAGCCAGGTCCAACCGGTCGCCGAATATTTTCTCAGCGGCCACGAGTTCAGCTGCCGTGATGTCAACCATGATTAGCGGATCAGCAATTCTCTAGTCTGCGGACACAACAATGTGGCGTCCGGCGCCTTCGCCCTCGGACTCACTGACCAGTCCCAGGTCTGCAACAGCGTCATGAACAATCTTGCGCTCATAGGCGCTCATCGGTTCCAGTGCCACCGGCTCGCCGTTTTCCCTCACTGAAGCTGCCGCATCTTCCGCGATCTTCTGCAGGTGGCCGGTACGCTCCTGGCGGTAGCCGTTGATATCCAGGACCAGCCTGGACCGGTTATCAGTCGCCGAGAGAACGGAGAGCCTGGTGAGCTCCTGGAGTGCCTCAAGGACTTCTCCGTCTTCACCCACCAGATTGTCCAGGGCATCGGACTCTTCCTCTGTCACGATGGAGATGTAGGTGCGCCCGTTGCGGACTTCAATGTCGATATCGCCGTCGATGTCGGCAATGTCCAGCAGCTCCTCCAAGTAGTCCGCTGCCACGTCGCCCTCTTCCTCCAGGCGGCTGGCTGACGATCCCTTGGGTACGTCAGTTCCCGTGGATTCCCCATTCGCGGACGCGTCCCGGCTCTCGATGATGTCCTCGGAAAGGGCGTGTTCGGTGCTCTCGGCAGACATTACTTCTTCTTCCTGTTCTTGCGTTGTGGCTGGATGCGCTGGGCTTTGGCCTGCGCCACGGCCGCGGCGGCAGCAGCCTCGGCTGCCGCCTCGTCCTTCTTACCGCCCAGGATGGGCAAGGCCGGAAGGCCCTTGGCGGCACGGCGCTCGGCGAGGGCCTTGGCGGCGGGGGATCCCGGCGTCGGCATACGGCGGATGACGAAGAACTGCTGTGCCATGGTCCAAAGGTTGGTGGTGGTCCAGTAGATCAGGACACCGATGGGGAAGTTGATGCCGCCGACGCCAAAGACGATGGGCAGGATGTAGAGCATCATTTTCTGCTGGCGCATGAACGGGCTGGCCATGGCCTCTTCGGACATGTTCTTGGCCATGATCTGCTTCTGCGTAATGAACTGCGAGGCCGTCATGGCAAGGATCATGAGGATGGAGAGGATCCACACTGAAGTGAGGTTGCCCTCGCCACCGTGCAGGAGCGAGGCGGACAGCGTGGCCCCGAAGATGGTGGACTCGTCAAACTGGACCACCTGGTCGTGGCTCATGGCCCCGATACCGACGCCCTTGTCACGGGCGGCGCTGATGCCGGAGAGCACGGTGAACAGTGCGAAGAAGAACGGCATCTGGATCAGCATGGGGAGGCAGGCAGAGAACGGGTTGGTGCCGTGCTTCTTATACATGGCCATCTGTTCCTGGGCCATGGCCTGGCGGGACAGCTGGTCGGTCTTGCCCTTGTACTTGTCCTGGAGCTTCTTCAGGTCAGGCTGCAGCAGCTGCATTCCGCGCTGGGCCTTGATCTGCTTGACGAACACGGGAATCAAGGCGGCACGGATCACCAGTACCAGCCCGATGATGGACAGCGTCCACGTCCAGCCGGAGGCTTCCGGCAGGCCGATGCTGCTCAGCCCTTCGTGGAAGCCCACCATGATGATGGAAACAAGCCACTTGAACGGAAACATGATTGTTTCAAAGAAGTCCATACGATATCCCTATTCGTCAGGCCGCAGTGCGGCCTTCTCCATCAGACTGCGCAGCCAGGTATTTGTCCGGGTTGTTCAGTACAACAATTGTGGGGGTCTGGTTTTCAGGCCAGTGGCGGTGGCCGGCGGGGACGTGGTCCACACCGCCGGCGTTCCAGGGATGGCAGCGCGCCAGGCGCCGGGCTGCCAGCCAGCTGCCCTTGACGGCGCCGTGCACCGTAATCGCCTCGAGGGCATAGGCCGAGCACGAAGGAAAGAAGCGGCAGACCTGGCCGTACAAGGGTGAAATCACCTTGCGGTAGGCCATCAA
Encoded here:
- a CDS encoding R3H domain-containing nucleic acid-binding protein; translated protein: MSAESTEHALSEDIIESRDASANGESTGTDVPKGSSASRLEEEGDVAADYLEELLDIADIDGDIDIEVRNGRTYISIVTEEESDALDNLVGEDGEVLEALQELTRLSVLSATDNRSRLVLDINGYRQERTGHLQKIAEDAAASVRENGEPVALEPMSAYERKIVHDAVADLGLVSESEGEGAGRHIVVSAD
- the yidC gene encoding membrane protein insertase YidC, whose protein sequence is MDFFETIMFPFKWLVSIIMVGFHEGLSSIGLPEASGWTWTLSIIGLVLVIRAALIPVFVKQIKAQRGMQLLQPDLKKLQDKYKGKTDQLSRQAMAQEQMAMYKKHGTNPFSACLPMLIQMPFFFALFTVLSGISAARDKGVGIGAMSHDQVVQFDESTIFGATLSASLLHGGEGNLTSVWILSILMILAMTASQFITQKQIMAKNMSEEAMASPFMRQQKMMLYILPIVFGVGGINFPIGVLIYWTTTNLWTMAQQFFVIRRMPTPGSPAAKALAERRAAKGLPALPILGGKKDEAAAEAAAAAAVAQAKAQRIQPQRKNRKKK
- the yidD gene encoding membrane protein insertion efficiency factor YidD, encoding MRNATAVVVTCLRRSAAAVALFLWNLPRSILILLLMAYRKVISPLYGQVCRFFPSCSAYALEAITVHGAVKGSWLAARRLARCHPWNAGGVDHVPAGHRHWPENQTPTIVVLNNPDKYLAAQSDGEGRTAA